The genomic segment GGATTTTCGCCATGCCGAGGATCTGCGCCAGATTTCACCTAACCCCCTCCTCCAAGGCATACTGGCCACCCTCCGCATTGCAGAATCAAAAACCGCCCCATGCGTATCCACGTCAGTTTCATCGACCGCGTCGGCATCACCCAGGAAGTCCTGGCCCTGCTCGGTGGGCGTAATCTCAATCTGGATGCGGTGGAAATGGTGCCGCCCAACGTCTACATCGACGCCCCGACCCTGAGCCCGCAAGTGCTCGAAGAATTGCGCGATGCGTTGTTCAGCGTGCATGGCGTGCAAGCGGTGACGGTGGTCGATATCCTGCCCGGCCAGCGCCGGCACTTGCAGCTCGATGCCTTGCTCGCCGCCATGACTGACCCGGTACTGGCGCTGGACAGCGCCGGCAAAGTGCTGTTGGCCAACCCGGCACTGATCGCCCTGTACGGCCGCGAACCGGCCGGTGAAAGCGTCGCCGAGCTGTTCGCCGATCCGGCGCTGCTTGAAGCGCTATTGGAAAACGGTTTTCGCCTGCCGCTGCGCGAAATCACCGTCAACGGCCAGACCCTGCTGCTGGACGCGACACCGATCACCGATGCCGGCGCTCTGCTGACGTTGTACCAGCCCAATCGCATCGGCGAACAACTCTCGGCGCTGCACCACGACCACGCCGAAGGCTTCGACGCCTTGCTCGGCGAGTCCCCGGCGATCCGCACGCTCAAGGCCCGTGCCCAGCGCGTGGCGACCCTGGATGCACCGTTGCTGATTCAAGGCGAAACCGGCACCGGCAAAGAACTGGTCGCCCGCGCCTGCCACGCCATCAGCGCTCGCCACAGTGCACCGTTTCTGGCGCTGAACTGTGCGGCATTGCCGGAGAACCTCGCCGAAAGCGAACTGTTCGGCTACGCCCCCGGTGCCTTTACCGGCGCGCAACGAGGCGGCAAACCGGGGCTGATGGAGCTGGCGAACCAGGGCACGGTGTTTCTCGACGAGATCGGCGAGATGTCACCGTACTTGCAGGCCAAGCTGCTGCGCTTCCTGAATGACGGCAGCTTCCGCCGGGTCGGTGGCGATCGTGAGGTAAAGGTCAACGTGCGCATTCTCAGCGCGACCCACCGCGACCTGGAAAAAATGGTCAGCGAAGGCACGTTTCGCGAAGACCTGTTCTATCGCCTCAACGTGCTCAACGTCGAAGTCCCGCCGTTGCGTGAACGCGGCCAGGACATTCTGCTGCTGGCCCGCTATTTCATGCAGCAGGCCTGTGCACAGATTCAGCGCCCGGTCTGCCGCCTGGCACCGGGCACTTACCCGGCGTTGCTGGGCAACCGCTGGCCAGGCAATGTGCGGCAATTGCAGAACGTGATTTTCCGCGCCGCGGCGATTTGCGAAAGCAGCCTGGTGGACATCGGCGACCTCGACATCGCCGGCACCTCGGTGGCGCGTCAGAGTGACACCGAGGTCGACAGTCTTGAACAGGCGGTGGAAGCGTTCGAGAAAACCCTGCTGGAAAAACTCTACGTCAGCTACCCATCGACCCGACAGCTGGCCAGCCGGCTGCAAACCTCGCACACGGCGATTGCGCATCGGTTGCGCAAGTACGGGATTCCGGGAAAGCCGTAGGCATTTGGGCTGGAACACAACTTTCCCAAACACCATACCCCCCCTGTGGGAGCGAGCTTGCTCGCGATGAGGCCGTGTCAGCCAAAATCAATGTTGACTGACCTACCGCAATCGCGAGCAAGCTCGCTCCCACAAGTTTTGTGTGTGCCTTATAAATCGGGTTCAAAAGCGACCTGCGTCTGTACTGAAAGCGCTACAGCGGAACGATATCGATACACCCTTCTTTGATCACCGCTGTGCAAGGCTTTGATCCTCCTCGG from the Pseudomonas sp. N3-W genome contains:
- a CDS encoding sigma-54-dependent transcriptional regulator; translated protein: MRIHVSFIDRVGITQEVLALLGGRNLNLDAVEMVPPNVYIDAPTLSPQVLEELRDALFSVHGVQAVTVVDILPGQRRHLQLDALLAAMTDPVLALDSAGKVLLANPALIALYGREPAGESVAELFADPALLEALLENGFRLPLREITVNGQTLLLDATPITDAGALLTLYQPNRIGEQLSALHHDHAEGFDALLGESPAIRTLKARAQRVATLDAPLLIQGETGTGKELVARACHAISARHSAPFLALNCAALPENLAESELFGYAPGAFTGAQRGGKPGLMELANQGTVFLDEIGEMSPYLQAKLLRFLNDGSFRRVGGDREVKVNVRILSATHRDLEKMVSEGTFREDLFYRLNVLNVEVPPLRERGQDILLLARYFMQQACAQIQRPVCRLAPGTYPALLGNRWPGNVRQLQNVIFRAAAICESSLVDIGDLDIAGTSVARQSDTEVDSLEQAVEAFEKTLLEKLYVSYPSTRQLASRLQTSHTAIAHRLRKYGIPGKP